In Sander lucioperca isolate FBNREF2018 chromosome 12, SLUC_FBN_1.2, whole genome shotgun sequence, one DNA window encodes the following:
- the LOC116040919 gene encoding solute carrier family 35 member E2A — MPGGRQTARHPLWRLLSPFRSHQERVVLARSESLPGEQVLKITVTETTVIEAESGVWNWRSLTYLGLWYFFSFCTLFLNKYILSLLEGEPSMLGAVQMLSTTVIGFLKMFVPCCLYQHKSRTEYPPNFIMIMLFVGLMRFSTVVLGLVSLKNVAVSFAETVKSSAPIFTVIMSRLILGEYTGLWVNLSLLPVMAGLGLCTATEISFNMLGFTAALSTNIMDCLQNVFSKKLLSGDTYKFSPLELQFYTSAAAVIMLIPAWVFLLDIPVIGMSGRSFIFSQDIVLLLLFDGVLFHLQSVTAYALMGRISPVTFSVASTVKHALLVWLSIIVFSNQITILSAIGTVLVFIGVFLYNKARQFQRATLQAMAHEQDHKPLLQDQNVQASQSH; from the exons ATGCCAGGCGGCAGGCAGACTGCTAGGCACCCGCTGTGGCGCCTCTTGTCACCATTCCGCAGCCACCAGGAGCGAGTGGTGCTGGCCCGCAGCGAGAGCCTGCCAGGGGAGCAGGTGCTAAAGATCACAGTCACAGAGACTACTGTGATAGAGGCAGAGTCAGGGGTATGGAACTGGCGCTCCCTGACCTACCTGGGCCTTTGGTACTTCTTCAGCTTCTGCACCCTGTTCCTCAACAAGTACATCCTGTCACTGCTAGAGGGGGAGCCCAGCATGCTTG GTGCAGTTCAGATGCTCTCCACCACCGTCATCGGCTTCCTAAAAATGTTTGTGCCCTGTTGCCTGTACCAGCACAAGTCCAGAACCGAGTACCCCCCCAACTTCATCATGATCATGCTGTTTGTTGGGCTCATGAG GTTCAGCACAGTGGTTCTGGGCTTGGTGAGCCTGAAGAATGTGGCAGTGTCTTTTGCAGAGACAGTGAAGAGCTCAGCACCCATCTTCACTGTCATCATGTCCAGGCTGATCCTCGGAGAGTACACAG GACTGTGGGTGAACCTGTCCCTGTTGCCTGTCATGGCCGGTCTGGGCCTCTGCACAGCCACGGAGATTAGCTTCAACATGCTCGGCTTCACTGCCGCTCTCTCCACCAACATCATGGACTG TTTGCAGAACGTATTCTCCAAAAAACTGCTAAGTGGAGACACATACAAATTCAG CCCTCTAGAACTGCAGTTCTATACCAGCGCAGCAGCAGTCATCATGCTTATACCTGCCTGGGTGTTCCTCCTG GACATCCCAGTAATCGGGATGAGTGGGCGAAGCTTCATCTTCAGTCAAGACATTGTCCTGTTGCTACTTTTCGACGGTGTCCTGTTCCACCTGCAGAGCGTCACTGCCTATGCTCTCATGGGACGGATTTCCCCTGTTACCTTCAG TGTTGCCAGTACTGTCAAACACGCCCTGTTAGTTTGGCTGAGCATCATCGTGTTCAGTAACCAGATCACTATCCTCAGCGCCATCGGCACCGTCCTCGTGTTCATCGGGGTCTTCTTGTACAACAAGGCCAGGCAGTTCCAGAGGGCAACCTTACAGGCCATGGCTCATGAGCAGGACCACAAACCTCTTCTGCAGGACCAGAATGTCCAAGCCTCTCAGTCGCACTGA